From Pandoraea vervacti, the proteins below share one genomic window:
- a CDS encoding MFS transporter encodes MPSISHAAHATPAATRLSAGEISARLDRLPPTRTVWKLVVLLSLGFFFELYDLLYTGYIAPGLVKSGILTPTTPGLFGTTGVASFIAALFSGLFIGTIACGFLADRFGRRAVFTGSLLWYTMANVIMAFQETATGVNFWRFVVGLGIGVELVTIGTYIAELVPKQIRGRAFACEQAVGFTAVPVVAFLSYWLVPREFLGLDGWRWVVLIGAHGAVFVWWIRRALPESPRWLAQKGRLDEAARVLAALEAQVEREYGKPLPPPGEPDPVVTKRAFRDMWVPPYRKRAIMMILFNIFQTVGFYGFANWVPTLLIKQGITVTTSLAYSSVIALAAPLGPIIGLWMADKVERKHAIVWTAGIGIVCGIVFSQVTSSYLLIAMGIGLTLANNIMSYSYHAYQTELFPTGIRARAVGFVYSWSRFSAIFTAFLIASVLRNFGVTGVFAFISCAMLIVMLSIGLMGPRTRDIALEKISQ; translated from the coding sequence ATGCCTTCCATTTCCCACGCCGCACACGCCACGCCTGCGGCAACCCGCCTGAGCGCAGGCGAGATTTCCGCCCGACTCGACCGACTGCCGCCGACCCGCACCGTCTGGAAGCTGGTGGTGCTGCTCAGTCTCGGCTTCTTTTTCGAACTCTACGATCTGCTCTACACCGGCTACATTGCGCCGGGGCTTGTGAAGAGCGGCATTCTGACCCCCACGACACCCGGCCTGTTCGGGACCACCGGCGTGGCGAGTTTCATCGCCGCGTTGTTCTCGGGGCTCTTCATCGGCACCATCGCGTGCGGCTTTCTTGCCGATCGCTTCGGACGACGCGCGGTATTCACCGGCTCGCTGCTCTGGTACACCATGGCCAACGTCATCATGGCGTTTCAGGAGACGGCGACCGGCGTGAACTTCTGGCGCTTCGTCGTCGGCCTGGGCATCGGCGTCGAACTGGTCACGATCGGCACCTACATCGCGGAACTCGTGCCCAAGCAGATTCGCGGGCGCGCCTTCGCTTGCGAGCAGGCCGTCGGCTTCACGGCGGTCCCCGTCGTTGCGTTCCTGTCCTACTGGCTCGTGCCGCGTGAGTTCCTGGGGCTGGACGGCTGGCGCTGGGTGGTGCTCATCGGCGCACATGGCGCGGTGTTCGTGTGGTGGATTCGCCGCGCATTGCCGGAAAGTCCGCGATGGCTCGCGCAGAAGGGACGTCTGGACGAAGCCGCACGCGTGCTTGCCGCGCTCGAAGCGCAGGTCGAGCGCGAGTACGGCAAGCCGTTGCCCCCGCCGGGCGAGCCGGACCCCGTGGTGACGAAGCGCGCGTTTCGCGACATGTGGGTGCCGCCATATCGCAAGCGCGCCATCATGATGATCCTGTTCAACATCTTCCAGACCGTCGGCTTCTATGGCTTTGCCAACTGGGTGCCCACGCTGCTCATCAAGCAGGGCATCACAGTGACGACGAGCCTCGCATATTCGAGCGTGATCGCGCTCGCAGCACCGCTCGGACCGATCATTGGTCTGTGGATGGCCGACAAGGTCGAGCGCAAGCACGCGATCGTGTGGACGGCCGGCATCGGTATCGTGTGCGGCATCGTGTTCTCGCAGGTGACGTCGTCGTATCTGCTCATCGCCATGGGCATCGGCCTCACGCTCGCGAACAACATCATGTCGTATAGCTATCACGCGTATCAGACGGAACTGTTCCCCACCGGCATTCGCGCGCGTGCCGTCGGTTTCGTCTATTCCTGGAGCCGCTTCTCGGCAATTTTCACGGCGTTTCTGATCGCGTCGGTGCTGCGCAATTTCGGAGTGACGGGCGTGTTCGCGTTCATCTCGTGCGCCATGCTGATCGTCATGCTCTCTATCGGTTTGATGGGGCCGCGCACGCGCGATATCGCGCTGGAGAAGATTTCGCAATAA